A part of Aegilops tauschii subsp. strangulata cultivar AL8/78 chromosome 2, Aet v6.0, whole genome shotgun sequence genomic DNA contains:
- the LOC109782206 gene encoding ABC transporter C family member 2: MGFEPLEWYCQPVKDGAWSRAMESAFGAYTPCGIDTLVVCISYLALFGVCFYRIWRTTKDYKVQRYKIRSPYYNYLLGLLVVYCIAEPLYKIATGTSIMNLDGQSGLAPFEVTSLVIEIAAWCCMLTMILLETKIYITEFRWYIRFVVIYVLVGKAAMFNVVLPVRQYYSSSSIFYLYCSEIICQCVFGILMVVYLPSLDPYPGYTPIRSELLDDNTDYEPLPGGEQICPERHANIFSRIFFSWMTPLMQQGYKRPITDSDIWKLDDWDETETLYNRFQECWNKELQKPKPWLLRALHSSLGGRFWLGGFFKIGNDASQFVGPTVLSLLLESMQKGDPSWNGYIYAFSIFAGVSLGVLAEAQYFQNVMRTGFRLRSTLIAAVFRKSLRLTNDSRKKFASGRITNLISTDAESLQQVCQQLHSLWSAPFRIVIAMVLLYAQLGPAALLGALMLALLIPIQTVIIGKMQKLTKEGLQRTDKRISLMNEILAAMDTVKCYAWEQSFQSKVQDIRDDELSWFRSAQLLAALNSFILNSIPVVVTVVSFGVYSLLGGELTAAKAFTSLSLFAVLRFPLFMLPNLITQVVNCKVSLKRLEDLLLADERILMPNPPIDPELPAISIKNGNFSWELQAERPTLSNVNLDVPVGSLVAIVGSTGEGKTSLISAMLGEIAPVSGSDTSVVIRGSVAYVPQVSWIFNATVRDNILFGSPFQPSRYGRAIDSTALRHDLDLLPGGDLTEIGERGVNISGGQKQRVSMARAVYSDSDVYLFDDPLSALDAHVGRQVFDKCIKEELRHKTRVLVTNQLHFLPYVDKILLIHDGVVKEEGTFDELSNTGEQFKKLMENAGKMEEQTEEKQDENKSQDDIKHTENGDVVIADGGLQKSQDSSSKTKQGKSVLIKQEERETGVVSTKVLSRYKNAMGGIWAVSVLFLCYTLTETLRISSSTWLSIWTDEGSLNIHGPGYYNLIYGILSFGQVLVTLTNSYWLITSSLRAAKRLHDYMLRSILRAPMVFFHTNPLGRIINRFSKDLGDIDRNLAVFVNMFMAQISQLLSTFVLIGVVSTMSLWAIMPLLILFYAAYLYYQATSREVKRMDSITRSPVYAQFSEALNGLSTIRAYKAYDRMSNINGKSMDNNIRFTLVNMSSNRWLAIRLETLGGIMIWFTATFAVMQNQRAENQKAFASTMGLLLTYTLNITNLLTAVLRLASLAENSMNAVERVGTYIELPSEAPPVIEDNRPPPGWPSSGIIKFEDVVLRYRPELPPVLHGISFIINGSEKVGIVGRTGAGKSSMLNALFRIVELERGRILIDDCDTSKFGIWDLRKVLGIIPQAPVLFSGTIRFNLDPFSEHNDADLWEALERAHLKDVIRRNALGLDAEVSEAGENFSVGQRQLLSLARALLRRAKILVLDEATAAVDVRTDALIQKTIREEFKSCTMLIIAHRLNTVIDCDRLLILSSGKISEFDTPENLLSNEDGAFSKMVQSTGPSNAEYLKSLVLGNGEERLRKEESKLQDIQRKWAASNRWAVAAQFALAASLASSHSDLLSLEVAEGNNILRKTKDAVITLQGVLEGKHNTEIEESLTEYQVPSDRWWSSLYKVIEGLATMSKLGRNRLRQPGYSFENHGSIDWDQI, translated from the exons AAAGCTGCTATGTTCAATGTTGTGCTTCCAGTGAGGCAGTACTATAGTTCAAG TTCAATATTCTACCTATACTGCAGCGAGATAATATGTCAG TGCGTTTTTGGAATTCTCATGGTGGTGTATCTGCCTAGCTTGGATCCCTACCCGGGTTATACTCCAATCAGGAGCGAGTTGCTTGATGACAATACTGATTATGAACCTCTTCCAGGAGGAGAGCAGATTTGCCCTGAAAGGCATGCCAATATCTTTTCGA GGATATTCTTTTCATGGATGACCCCTCTAATGCAACAAGGATACAAAAGGCCTATCACTGATAGTGATATTTGGAAACTAGATGATTGGGATGAGACTGAAACATTGTATAACCG ATTTCAGGAATGCTGGAACAAAGAACTTCAAAAACCCAAACCTTGGCTGCTACGAGCTCTCCATAGTAGCCTCGGTGGAAG GTTCTGGCTAGGAGGATTTTTTAAG ATTGGCAATGATGCTTCTCAATTTGTTGGCCCAACCGTATTGAGCCTCTTGTTAGAG TCTATGCAAAAAGGTGATCCTTCTTGGAATGGGTACATCTACGCTTTCTCAATCTTTGCTGGAGTG TCACTGGGAGTTCTTGCTGAAGCACAGTACTTTCAGAATGTCATGCGGACCGGTTTCAGATTGAGGTCTACATTG ATTGCTGCTGTTTTCCGCAAGTCCTTGCGATTGACCAATGATAGTCGTAAGAAGTTTGCTTCTGGGAGGATTACAAATTTGATTTCAACCGATGCGGAGTCCCTTCAG CAAGTATGCCAGCAACTTCACAGTCTATGGTCTGCTCCTTTTCGCATTGTTATTGCCATGGTCCTGCTATATGCGCAACTAGGTCCTGCAGCACTTCTCGGTGCCCTCATGTTGGCTCTTTTGATCCCTATTCAG ACAGTTATCATAGGTAAAATGCAAAAGCTTACCAAAGAAGGGTTGCAAAGGACTGACAAACGAATCAGTCTCATGAATGAAATATTAGCTGCGATGGATACAGTCAA ATGTTATGCTTGGGAGCAAAGTTTCCAGTCAAAGGTGCAGGACATCCGTGACGATGAGCTTTCCTGGTTTCGCAGTGCTCAATTGCTGGCCGCG CTGAATAGCTTTATCCTCAACAGTATTCCTGTCGTTGTCACGGTGGTTTCATTTGGCGTTTACTCTCTGTTGGGGGGTGAGCTGACGGCAGCAAAGGCGTTTACCTCTCTTTCACTATTTGCAGTGTTAAGGTTCCCACTTTTTATGCTGCCAAATCTGATAACTCAG GTTGTTAACTGTAAGGTTTCGTTGAAACGACTGGAAGATCTCCTCTTGGCTGATGAGAGAATACTTATGCCAAATCCACCTATTGATCCTGAGCTTCCAGCCATTTCTATCAAGAATGGAAACTTTTCATGGGAGTTGCAG GCTGAGCGACCAACACTATCAAATGTCAATCTGGACGTGCCTGTCGGCAGTTTAGTTGCAATAGTAGGAAGCACTGGGGAGGGGAAGACTTCTCTTATTTCTGCAATGCTTGGTGAAATAGCACCAGTATCAGGATCAGATACCTCGGTGGTCATTCGTGGTTCAGTGGCATATGTTCCTCAAGTTTCATGGATCTTCAATGCTACC GTCCGGGATAACATATTGTTTGGGTCTCCATTCCAACCTTCGCGCTACGGGAGAGCAATAGATTCTACTGCATTACGACATGACCTTGACCTACTCCCA GGTGGCGATCTCACAGAGATTGGAGAAAGGGGAGTGAATATTAGTGGGGGGCAAAAACAAAGAGTTTCAATGGCAAGAGCTGTTTATTCTGATTCAGATGTTTACCTATTTGATGATCCACTGAGTGCATTAGATGCCCATGTTGGTCGACAG GTATTTGATAAATGTATCAAAGAAGAGCTACGGCACAAAACTCGGGTCCTCGTTACTAATCAGCTGCATTTTCTGCCATATGTGGATAAAATACTGCTAATCCATGATGGAGTAGTTAAAGAGGAGGGTACATTTGATGAACTTAGTAATACTGGGGAGCAGTTCAAAAAACTTATGGAAAATGCTGGAAAGATGGAGGAACAAACAGAAGAGAAACAAGACGAAAACAAGTCACAGGATGACATAAAGCACACTGAAAATGGTGACGTAGTAATAGCTGATGGTGGTCTGCAAAAGAGCCAGGATAGTTCGAGTAAAACAAAGCAGGGAAAATCTGTTCTTATTAAGCAAGAGGAACGTGAAACTGGAGTTGTCAGTACGAAGGTCCTTTCACG CTACAAAAATGCAATGGGAGGTATTTGGGCAGTGTCCGTCCTCTTCTTGTGCTATACACTGACTGAAACTCTACGAATTTCAAGTAGCACATGGTTGAGCATTTGGACTGATGAGGGTTCTCTGAATATCCATGGCCCTGGTTACTACAACTTAATCTATGGCATTCTTTCTTTTGGGCAG GTTCTAGTCACTCTCACGAATTCTTACTGGCTGATCACGTCAAGTCTTCGAGCTGCCAAGAGGTTGCATGACTACATGCTCCGGTCTATATTAAGAGCTCCCATGGTATTTTTTCACACCAATCCACTTGGACGGATCATCAACAGATTTTCGAAGGATTTGGGTGACATTGACAGGAATCTTGCTGTCTTCGTCAACATGTTTATGGCACAAATATCTCAGTTGCTCTCAACATTTGTTCTCATCGGTGTTGTCAGCACTATGTCTCTTTGGGCTATCATGCCACTTCTGATTTTATTTTATGCAGCCTACCTTTATTACCAG GCCACATCACGTGAGGTAAAGCGCATGGATTCTATTACTAGGTCTCCTGTGTATGCTCAGTTTTCAGAGGCATTAAATGGTCTGTCCACAATCCGTGCCTACAAAGCCTATGATAGAATGTCAAACATCAATGGGAAATCAATGGACAACAACATCAGGTTCACACTCGTGAACATGAGTTCAAATAGGTGGCTAGCCATCCGGCTGGAAACATTGGGTGGCATCATGATATGGTTCACGGCAACATTTGCTGTCATGCAAAACCAGCGAGCAGAGAATCAGAAGGCCTTTGCTTCCACGATGGGTCTTCTTCTTACCTATACCCTCAATATCACCAATCTGCTCACAGCTGTTCTTCGTCTTGCTAGTCTTGCTGAAAACAGCATGAATGCTGTTGAACGTGTGGGGACATACATTGAGTTGCCTTCTGAGGCTCCTCCTGTCATTGAGGATAACAGGCCACCTCCTGGTTGGCCATCATCTGGTATCATCAAGTTTGAAGATGTTGTGCTTCGGTACCGACCAGAACTTCCTCCTGTTCTTCATGGAATATCATTCATTATTAATGGAAGTGAGAAGGTAGGAATAGTTGGCAGAACAGGTGCTGGTAAATCTAGCATGCTTAATGCTTTGTTCCGTATTGTGGAGCTCGAGCGAGGGAGAATATTGATTGATGATTGTGACACTTCTAAGTTCGGAATTTGGGATCTGCGGAAAGTGTTAGGAATAATACCACAGGCACCGGTCCTGTTTTCAG GTACTATTCGATTTAATCTGGATCCTTTCAGCGAGCATAATGATGCGGATCTATGGGAGGCTCTTGAAAGGGCTCATCTAAAAGATGTCATAAGGAGGAATGCTCTAGGGCTAGATGCTGAG GTTTCTGAGGCCGGTGAAAATTTTAGCGTTGGACAGCGGCAGCTGCTGAGTCTAGCGCGTGCATTGCTACGAAGAGCgaagatacttgttcttgatgagGCAACAGCAGCAGTTGATGTTCGAACTGATGCTCTTATACAGAAGACAATCAGAGAAGAATTCAAGAGTTGTACAATGCTTATAATCGCTCACCGCTTGAACACTGTCATCGACTGTGACAGGTTGCTTATTCTAAGTTCTGGGAAG ATTTCGGAATTTGACACCCCCGAGAATCTTCTGAGCAATGAGGATGGTGCTTTCTCCAAGATGGTTCAGAGCACAGGGCCTAGCAATGCAGAATATCTCAAG TCTCTTGTGCTTGGCAATGGTGAAGAGAGGCTGCGAAAGGAAGAAAGTAAGTTGCAAGATATTCAGAGGAAATGGGCCGCTTCGAACCGATGGGCTGTTGCTGCCCAGTTTGCGCTTGCTGCTAGCCTCGCGTCGTCCCACAGCGACCTTCTCTCGTTGGAGGTTGCTGAGGGAAACAACATCCTCAGGAAAACAAAGGACGCAGTAATCACCCTGCAGGGCGTCCTTGAAGGGAAGCACAATACCGAAATCGAGGAGTCACTCACCGAGTATCAGGTTCCATCTGATAGGTGGTGGTCGTCACTTTACAAAGTCATCGAAG GCCTCGCCACGATGAGCAAACTGGGTCGCAACCGTCTACGGCAACCTGGTTACAGTTTTGAAAACCACGGGTCTATTGACTGGGATCAAATTTAG